In the genome of Dermacentor andersoni chromosome 3, qqDerAnde1_hic_scaffold, whole genome shotgun sequence, one region contains:
- the LOC129387037 gene encoding uncharacterized protein isoform X1, giving the protein MIRACVLLALATSALAGYTGYGFGHGYGLGYGYGGLSHGYGLGYGYGGFGHGYGLGYAGYAPAVHTVAHAAPAVTTVAHAPVATYAAAPVVASAPAVTRVATTYRAPVATYAAAPAVATYAAAPVAAYHAAPAVATYATAPAVATYAAAPAVTKVATTYHAPAVATVAHAPVATYAAAPAVATYAAAPAVATYAAAPAVATTTVHHAPAVATVAHAAPAVAAYHAAPAYNYGVGTLGYGVGHYGYGHGLLGYGLNYGYGLGSPYHYGALLRKKK; this is encoded by the exons ATCCGTGCCTGCGTCCTCTTGGCTCTTGCCACCAGCGCTCTCGCTGGCTACACCGGCTACGGCTTTGGCCATGGCTATGGTCTCGGCTACGGCTATGGTGGTCTTAGCCACGGCTATGGTCTCGGCTATGGCTATGGTGGTTTTGGACATGGCTATGGTCTCGGCTATGCCGGCTATGCTCCAGCTGTGCACACTGTCGCTCACGCTGCCCCAGCCGTCACCACCGTCGCCCACGCTCCAGTCGCCACCTACGCTGCTGCTCCAGTTGTTGCCTCTGCTCCAGCCGTGACCAGGGTTGCTACCACCTACCGCGCCCCAGTCGCCACTTacgccgctgctccagctgttGCAACCTATGCTGCTGCACCAGTTGCCGCCTACCACGCCGCCCCAGCTGTTGCCACTTATGCCACGGCTCCAGCGGTCGCCACCTACGCCGCTGCCCCAGCCGTGACCAAGGTTGCTACCACCTACCACGCCCCAGCTGTCGCCACTGTCGCTCACGCTCCAGTCGCCACCTACGCTGCTGCTCCAGCTGTCGCAACTTACGCTGCCGCTCCAGCCGTCGCCACTTACGCTGCTGCCCCAGCAGTTGCCACCACCACTGTCCACCACGCCCCAGCTGTGGCCACTGTTGCCCATGCTGCCCCCGCTGTCGCTGCCTACCACGCCGCTCCAGCCTACAACTACGGTGTAGGAACCCTTGGTTACGGCGTCGGCCACTACGGCTACGGTCACGGTCTTCTGGGCTACGGCCTGAACTACGGCTATGGTCTTGGCTCTCCCTACCACTACGGTGCCCTTCTCCGCAAGAAGAAGT AA